One part of the Marichromatium purpuratum 984 genome encodes these proteins:
- a CDS encoding PulJ/GspJ family protein, with protein MTPAHSHSSPQPPRARAPERGFGLIEMLLILTFTASAIWGVMYLTQQTRDRNAEVKGQTLLELADRQLLQFMVRERRLPCPDGDGDGHEDCAVDKGYLPYRTLGMAAGTYSAGEVPLLYGVYRDSAGIDLTRHDHFFHPRNSDGTEYPFTDGAGHINLLDYCMALDTAAGTALDTELLHTEASDGARHNVAYALAVPGRLNADGQGSDTLGLYDGLNQDLDRPVFHAPGTPLTRNRYDDSTLVRGFAEVEGVLTCDIVRRSLNLMADALAVQQEVCDFTNSNVESAFLGTVLAGVGTARSAVDIYSTGTGIGAATEQVTESSVQIARSAATCIPPFVLPGCVTLPIHTAALVLASTGTGLASAALALSSVTTAAAGVYTVQYGLIYDKIKAGCDAEFTPPEAPAPDFGDKIAELGDDLAQARADLAAARIPRDAAQTEMEQQQSEWDAATAAIQPRLDAMNARIPEQLAPWLERLGDLDPDLGADPAVEACMQQQIEGGATLEDARATCGITQEEDPDEPGMIIALNGHVTAVEAEINAQRMIDISQEPCETGKANGATLDDAARDSFCSTLAAGRDARADARAQQTETLAQADAQKTWLEQEADKFKTYDAALIDEYAARQSHLTARTALGSAIQAVLADTGICSGASSTDCDTLRNQINAAPESTDYTAIGSALTNLKGACGDCQKVKDAAALRPAAATTQQTWVSALNTLKGAGLALEPPKTDGFGDGGMCDDTQPCDLAQHIQTLYDRYLALGNAQIALNQAQIEVDRLTDEVTNLEQEIEGYRCAEQGKQYDPDSGQCIARVEPDPGAIGADPDPDLPDEFDDVEAPSALPDRFESEAGLEILGTADELGTGR; from the coding sequence ATGACCCCAGCACACTCGCACTCCAGCCCCCAGCCCCCCCGAGCGCGCGCCCCCGAGCGCGGCTTCGGGCTGATCGAGATGCTGCTGATCCTGACCTTCACCGCCAGCGCCATCTGGGGGGTGATGTATCTCACCCAGCAGACCCGCGACCGCAACGCCGAGGTCAAGGGGCAGACGCTGCTCGAACTCGCCGATCGGCAGTTGCTGCAGTTCATGGTGCGCGAACGCCGCCTGCCCTGTCCCGACGGCGACGGCGACGGCCACGAGGACTGCGCCGTCGACAAGGGCTACCTGCCCTACCGCACCCTGGGGATGGCCGCCGGCACCTACTCCGCCGGCGAGGTGCCGCTGCTCTACGGCGTCTATCGCGACAGCGCCGGCATCGACCTCACCCGCCACGACCACTTCTTCCACCCGCGCAACAGCGACGGCACCGAGTACCCCTTCACCGACGGCGCCGGGCACATCAACCTGCTCGACTACTGCATGGCCCTCGACACCGCCGCCGGCACGGCGCTCGACACCGAGCTGCTGCACACCGAGGCGAGCGACGGGGCGCGACACAACGTCGCCTATGCGCTCGCCGTCCCCGGCCGGCTCAACGCCGACGGCCAGGGCAGCGACACCCTGGGGCTCTACGACGGGCTCAATCAGGACCTCGATCGCCCGGTGTTCCACGCCCCCGGTACCCCGCTCACTCGCAACCGCTACGACGACTCGACCCTGGTACGCGGCTTCGCCGAGGTCGAAGGGGTGCTCACCTGCGACATCGTACGCCGCAGCCTCAACCTGATGGCCGACGCGCTCGCCGTCCAGCAAGAGGTCTGCGACTTCACCAACTCGAACGTCGAGTCGGCCTTCCTCGGCACCGTCCTCGCCGGGGTCGGCACCGCGCGCAGCGCGGTCGACATCTATTCCACCGGGACCGGAATCGGTGCGGCCACCGAACAGGTCACCGAGTCCAGCGTGCAGATCGCCCGCTCGGCGGCGACCTGCATCCCGCCCTTCGTGCTGCCCGGCTGCGTCACCCTGCCGATCCACACCGCCGCCCTGGTGCTCGCCTCGACCGGGACCGGACTGGCCTCGGCCGCACTGGCTCTGTCCTCGGTCACCACGGCCGCAGCAGGCGTCTACACCGTCCAGTACGGGCTCATCTACGACAAGATCAAGGCCGGCTGCGATGCCGAATTCACCCCGCCAGAGGCCCCCGCGCCCGACTTCGGCGACAAGATCGCCGAACTCGGCGACGACCTCGCCCAGGCACGCGCCGACCTCGCCGCGGCGCGCATCCCCCGCGATGCCGCACAGACCGAGATGGAGCAACAACAGAGCGAGTGGGACGCGGCCACCGCCGCGATCCAGCCCAGGCTCGACGCCATGAACGCACGCATCCCCGAACAGCTGGCGCCTTGGCTCGAACGCCTCGGCGACCTCGACCCCGACCTCGGCGCCGACCCCGCCGTCGAGGCCTGCATGCAGCAACAGATCGAGGGCGGCGCCACGCTCGAGGACGCCCGCGCCACCTGCGGCATCACTCAGGAGGAGGATCCCGACGAACCGGGCATGATCATCGCGCTCAACGGCCATGTCACCGCGGTGGAGGCCGAGATCAACGCCCAGCGCATGATCGACATCAGCCAGGAGCCGTGCGAGACCGGCAAGGCCAATGGCGCGACGCTCGACGACGCCGCCCGCGACAGCTTCTGCTCGACGCTCGCCGCCGGACGTGACGCCAGGGCCGACGCCCGCGCCCAGCAGACCGAGACGCTCGCCCAAGCCGATGCCCAGAAGACCTGGCTCGAGCAGGAGGCCGACAAATTCAAGACCTATGACGCCGCGCTGATCGACGAGTACGCCGCGCGCCAGTCCCACCTCACCGCGCGCACCGCACTGGGCAGCGCGATCCAGGCGGTGCTCGCCGACACCGGCATCTGCAGCGGCGCCTCGAGCACCGATTGCGACACCCTGCGCAACCAGATCAACGCCGCGCCCGAGAGCACCGACTACACCGCCATCGGCAGCGCACTCACCAACCTGAAGGGCGCCTGCGGCGACTGTCAGAAGGTCAAGGACGCCGCCGCGCTCCGCCCCGCCGCGGCCACCACCCAGCAGACCTGGGTCAGCGCGCTCAACACACTCAAGGGCGCCGGTCTCGCGCTCGAACCGCCGAAGACCGACGGCTTCGGCGACGGCGGCATGTGCGACGACACCCAGCCCTGTGACCTCGCGCAACACATCCAGACCCTCTACGACCGCTATCTCGCGCTCGGCAATGCCCAGATCGCGCTGAACCAGGCACAGATCGAGGTCGATCGCCTGACCGACGAGGTCACCAACCTGGAGCAGGAGATCGAGGGCTATCGCTGCGCCGAGCAGGGCAAGCAGTACGACCCGGACAGCGGCCAGTGCATCGCCCGGGTCGAGCCGGACCCGGGCGCGATCGGCGCCGACCCCGACCCGGACCTGCCCGACGAGTTCGACGACGTCGAGGCCCCCAGCGCGCTGCCCGATCGCTTCGAGAGCGAGGCCGGACTCGAGATCCTGGGCACCGCCGACGAACTGGGGACGGGACGATGA
- a CDS encoding type II secretion system protein: MNTKDRGFTLVEMSVALLVGGLTFMAMPPLLEALGELDRAKRPEGSLKRVREALIGHLVSHDRLPCPATSAASGEAAAACGGEVASGFVPYRTLGLTEPPRNPQGFALRYAVAGMLTEPTERFHPRLPAAAGWTTPGPWNPSTNESGIGQPSGSAPPAYSPPTPGINGLDLCVALVEGARETPAGMLAVRALERPDTQVRMAVVLIDPGADGVLDSDNRATPFASPGRRERDAPPVYDDRVAALGLTTLAALLDCPRLIARVNASARDAYAADDLARAQQWFEHFRRFGYEIRHDNLDHAETAQDHAIGSAVFDVTGNLIGTGDALATATGAAAKGGAIALSAYAIGMAAYSITTGAQDIAEKKEEKATALEQARNARDNLLEVIDDRNTRVNNTMTLERRGWYQ, translated from the coding sequence ATGAACACCAAGGACCGCGGCTTCACCCTGGTCGAGATGTCGGTGGCACTGCTGGTTGGCGGGCTGACCTTCATGGCTATGCCGCCACTGCTCGAGGCGCTTGGCGAACTCGATCGCGCCAAGCGTCCGGAGGGCAGTCTCAAGCGGGTGCGCGAGGCGCTGATCGGCCATCTCGTCAGCCACGACCGACTGCCCTGCCCGGCGACGAGCGCGGCCAGCGGCGAGGCCGCAGCCGCCTGTGGCGGCGAGGTGGCGAGCGGCTTCGTGCCCTATCGCACCCTCGGGCTGACCGAGCCGCCGCGTAACCCCCAGGGCTTCGCGTTGCGCTACGCCGTCGCCGGCATGCTCACCGAGCCGACCGAGCGCTTCCACCCACGACTCCCCGCCGCCGCCGGCTGGACCACCCCCGGCCCGTGGAACCCGAGCACCAACGAGAGCGGTATCGGCCAGCCCTCGGGCAGCGCGCCACCGGCCTACAGTCCACCCACCCCGGGGATCAACGGTCTCGATCTCTGCGTGGCACTGGTCGAGGGCGCCCGCGAGACCCCGGCGGGGATGCTCGCGGTGCGCGCCCTCGAGCGGCCCGACACCCAGGTGCGGATGGCGGTGGTGCTGATCGACCCCGGCGCCGACGGGGTCCTCGACAGCGACAACCGGGCCACGCCATTCGCCTCCCCCGGGCGGCGCGAACGCGACGCCCCGCCGGTCTACGACGACCGCGTCGCGGCGCTCGGCTTGACCACGCTGGCCGCGCTGCTCGACTGTCCCCGACTGATCGCACGAGTCAACGCCTCGGCGCGCGACGCCTATGCTGCCGACGACCTCGCCCGCGCCCAGCAATGGTTCGAGCACTTCCGTCGCTTCGGCTACGAGATCCGTCACGACAACCTCGACCACGCCGAGACGGCCCAGGATCATGCCATCGGCAGCGCGGTGTTCGACGTCACCGGCAACCTCATCGGCACCGGTGATGCATTGGCTACGGCCACCGGTGCCGCGGCCAAGGGCGGGGCGATCGCGTTGAGCGCCTATGCGATAGGCATGGCCGCTTACTCGATCACCACCGGGGCGCAGGACATCGCCGAGAAGAAGGAGGAGAAGGCGACTGCGCTGGAGCAGGCGCGTAACGCGCGCGACAACCTGCTGGAGGTGATCGACGATCGCAACACACGGGTCAACAACACCATGACCCTGGAACGACGCGGCTGGTACCAATGA
- a CDS encoding type II secretion system protein: protein MNAYQQKGLSLIELSVAMLALGAVAMLAVKLLPATREAVRESEVAPRVVSTHAALEGFAFVHARLPWADADGDGHEDEDTTIGLLPYVDLGLGAPLRNASDYDFLYAVYVRPDSADPRLDTALTVRRDRLHPYLAAGLPPTGAPRALGVANSLDLCQALGTAQDQTFSTDHVHIASSTAQEHVAYLLVDPGTADRDADGSLFDGRNSPNAATRTAFEHPTSPISASNDDRVHVRYFNELRERMGCTGVIAASGHAHPNVETTLAIFRQAARDYREQLKVVKEMASADVLGGASDVAAAASGIASASASLTVAIAATMNSYGAKSGAVAVATAGVAAAAGGAVFAAMALAEKVEIEDEVEDRLDELDDLIDNQLDPLYDSVRNNVRAQDALGVFDDQHP from the coding sequence ATGAATGCTTATCAACAAAAGGGCCTGAGCCTGATCGAGCTGTCGGTGGCGATGCTCGCGCTCGGCGCGGTGGCGATGCTCGCGGTCAAGCTGCTGCCGGCGACCCGCGAGGCGGTGCGTGAGTCCGAGGTCGCCCCACGCGTCGTCAGCACCCATGCCGCCCTCGAGGGCTTCGCCTTCGTCCATGCCCGTCTGCCCTGGGCGGACGCCGACGGCGACGGTCACGAGGACGAGGACACCACCATCGGCCTGCTGCCCTATGTCGATCTCGGGCTCGGCGCGCCGCTGCGCAATGCCAGCGACTACGACTTCCTCTATGCCGTCTATGTCCGCCCGGACAGCGCCGACCCGCGCCTCGATACCGCGCTGACCGTCCGGCGCGACCGCCTCCACCCCTATCTCGCCGCGGGCCTGCCGCCGACCGGCGCGCCGCGCGCGCTCGGCGTGGCCAACAGCCTCGATCTCTGTCAGGCGCTCGGCACCGCACAGGACCAGACTTTCTCGACCGACCATGTGCACATCGCCTCGAGTACGGCGCAGGAGCACGTCGCCTATCTGCTGGTCGACCCCGGGACCGCCGATCGCGATGCCGACGGCTCGCTATTCGATGGCCGCAACTCGCCGAACGCCGCCACCCGCACCGCCTTCGAGCACCCCACCAGCCCGATTTCGGCGAGCAACGACGACCGGGTACACGTGCGCTATTTCAACGAGCTGCGCGAGCGCATGGGCTGCACCGGAGTGATCGCGGCGAGTGGACACGCCCATCCCAACGTCGAGACCACGCTGGCGATCTTCCGCCAGGCTGCACGCGACTATCGCGAGCAGCTCAAGGTGGTCAAGGAGATGGCCAGCGCCGACGTCCTCGGCGGCGCCTCCGACGTCGCCGCCGCCGCCTCCGGGATTGCCAGCGCCAGCGCCTCGCTGACCGTGGCCATCGCCGCTACCATGAACAGCTACGGCGCCAAGTCGGGTGCCGTCGCAGTGGCCACCGCCGGCGTCGCCGCCGCCGCCGGCGGGGCGGTGTTCGCCGCCATGGCGCTGGCCGAGAAGGTCGAGATCGAGGACGAGGTCGAGGACCGTCTCGACGAACTCGACGACCTCATCGACAACCAGCTCGACCCACTCTACGACTCCGTCAGGAACAATGTCCGCGCCCAGGACGCACTGGGCGTCTTCGATGACCAGCACCCGTGA
- a CDS encoding type II secretion system protein yields MNRPTTPPRRAAGFTLIELSIALIVIGMLISMAKVGGDLMRQSTYVKLINDFIFIGGWHNAYGSYTVGQGHVLLDDPASPTGLVNQDGDAVCREDLVSAMLAAGVSLPSGRGVGFETHYGYQDSNGNPQDMEVCFQALDWAVPDGAIGSYRKDTHNVMILTRVTPDLARMIDAQKDGLVDARFGCVREEQYADRDDITSSRSWSLDNNTVDEAQIATLTVHVSMDCN; encoded by the coding sequence ATGAACCGACCAACCACCCCGCCACGCCGCGCCGCCGGCTTCACCCTGATCGAGCTGTCGATCGCGCTGATCGTGATCGGCATGCTGATCAGCATGGCCAAGGTCGGCGGCGATCTGATGCGCCAGTCGACCTATGTCAAGCTGATCAACGACTTCATCTTCATCGGCGGCTGGCACAACGCCTACGGCAGCTACACCGTCGGCCAGGGCCACGTGCTGCTCGACGACCCGGCCAGCCCCACCGGACTGGTCAACCAGGACGGCGACGCGGTCTGCCGCGAAGACCTGGTCAGCGCCATGCTCGCCGCTGGCGTCAGCCTGCCCTCGGGGCGCGGGGTCGGCTTCGAGACCCACTACGGCTATCAGGACAGCAACGGCAACCCGCAGGACATGGAGGTGTGTTTCCAGGCCCTCGACTGGGCCGTCCCCGACGGCGCGATCGGCAGCTATCGCAAGGACACGCACAACGTGATGATCCTGACACGGGTCACCCCCGACCTGGCGCGGATGATCGACGCCCAGAAGGACGGACTGGTCGATGCCCGCTTCGGCTGCGTACGCGAAGAGCAATACGCCGATCGTGACGACATCACCAGCAGTCGGAGCTGGAGTCTGGACAACAACACGGTCGACGAGGCGCAGATCGCGACCCTCACCGTCCATGTCTCGATGGACTGCAACTGA
- a CDS encoding GspE/PulE family protein produces MSADIAPSTPQGPIQHKRPLLGEQLLASGAVNRSQIIYALQKQRVSGEPLGALLIRLGLVTEQEVARCLAVQYDLPYCPFAQLPPPHEEVRELFRRELCINHGMCPIDVVDGELRVAMGNADPQRLMALIDRRTGMRVRLMQTEFSAIPKLIAQLGGDESSALERAFVQEYEKLRLDQQNTLSTDTLLARILHYAVAERATDIHIQPESRSIHLSFRIDGVLLPVYCMEPVLARLIAAIKVRAGMDIADSLLPQDGRFTTTVNDDTYDVRVSTAVTPHGENVVLRLLPTGAYISGLDELGFLPAHLPLLQDLFEQPHGIILMTGPTGSGKTTTLYAGLRAQGLTGKNIITVEDPIEYSLPFATQTQVNRRAGYGFEHAITHFLRHDPDIMLVGEIRDGETAEAAMRAAETGHLVLSTLHVNGVFAVVNRLRTLGIPAATIAEALIGVVNQRLARRLCGHCRQPDLGDDLARDLAERGEPLYRGVGCPRCRHTGYHGRVLVYELLLIDETLAHWIGEGAPRGGAEMLERPGRYVAMREVALQRLHSGQTSREELRRLFGPQFMETLLQPQG; encoded by the coding sequence ATGTCCGCCGATATCGCCCCCAGCACTCCGCAAGGCCCCATCCAGCACAAGCGTCCGCTGCTCGGCGAGCAGCTCCTCGCCAGCGGCGCGGTGAACCGCTCGCAGATCATCTACGCGCTGCAGAAGCAGCGCGTCAGCGGCGAGCCGCTCGGCGCCCTGCTAATCCGGCTCGGACTGGTCACCGAGCAGGAGGTAGCGCGCTGTCTGGCGGTGCAGTACGACCTGCCCTACTGCCCCTTCGCGCAGTTGCCGCCACCGCACGAGGAGGTCCGCGAGCTGTTCCGTCGCGAACTCTGCATCAACCACGGCATGTGTCCCATCGACGTGGTCGACGGCGAGCTGCGGGTGGCCATGGGCAACGCCGACCCACAGCGGCTGATGGCGCTGATCGACCGGCGCACCGGGATGCGGGTGCGGCTGATGCAGACCGAGTTCTCCGCCATACCCAAGCTGATCGCACAGCTCGGCGGGGACGAGTCGAGCGCACTCGAGCGCGCCTTCGTGCAGGAGTACGAGAAGCTCCGGCTCGATCAGCAGAACACCCTCTCGACCGACACTCTGCTCGCGCGCATCCTCCACTACGCCGTCGCCGAACGCGCCACCGACATCCATATCCAGCCCGAGTCGCGCTCGATCCACCTCTCCTTCCGCATCGACGGGGTGCTGCTGCCGGTCTACTGCATGGAGCCGGTGCTGGCGCGACTGATCGCCGCGATCAAGGTGCGCGCCGGCATGGACATCGCCGACAGCCTGCTGCCACAGGACGGGCGTTTCACCACCACCGTCAACGACGACACCTACGACGTCCGTGTCTCCACCGCGGTTACCCCGCACGGCGAGAACGTGGTGCTGCGCCTGCTGCCCACCGGGGCCTATATCAGCGGGCTCGACGAACTCGGCTTCCTGCCCGCGCACCTGCCGCTGCTCCAGGACCTCTTCGAGCAGCCCCACGGCATCATCCTGATGACCGGTCCCACCGGCTCGGGCAAGACCACCACCCTCTATGCCGGGCTGCGCGCCCAGGGGCTCACGGGCAAGAACATCATCACCGTCGAGGACCCGATCGAGTACTCCCTGCCCTTCGCCACCCAGACCCAGGTCAACCGCCGCGCCGGCTACGGCTTCGAGCACGCCATCACCCATTTCCTGCGCCACGACCCGGACATCATGCTGGTCGGCGAGATTCGCGACGGCGAGACTGCCGAGGCGGCGATGCGCGCAGCCGAGACCGGCCATCTGGTGCTCTCCACCCTGCACGTCAACGGCGTGTTCGCGGTGGTCAACCGACTGCGCACCCTCGGCATCCCCGCCGCGACCATCGCCGAGGCACTGATCGGCGTGGTCAACCAACGTCTCGCCCGGCGGCTCTGCGGACACTGTCGCCAGCCCGACCTCGGCGACGACCTCGCCCGCGACCTGGCCGAGCGCGGCGAGCCGCTGTATCGCGGCGTCGGCTGTCCACGCTGCCGTCACACCGGCTACCACGGCCGGGTGCTGGTCTATGAACTCTTGCTGATCGACGAGACCCTGGCGCACTGGATCGGCGAGGGCGCACCACGCGGCGGCGCGGAGATGCTGGAGCGCCCCGGACGCTATGTGGCGATGCGCGAGGTCGCGTTGCAGCGACTGCACAGCGGCCAGACCAGCCGCGAGGAGCTGCGCCGACTGTTCGGCCCCCAGTTCATGGAGACACTGCTGCAACCCCAGGGGTGA
- a CDS encoding LOG family protein: MYATPQTSDGWITKVVERTDEGFLVEARFALGPEFRSRVAERESELLFAARSRLARLGINIVPAAPAPTFDHTYCDLRLQIVAAIASYGIGEHLERIVVPGLRVGRLVFCPEDTRLDSTEIHRLIRDNAIQVPSGFSIDSNGYLILRPQRQIFHFAQPLGIEQVTAIATHADGKDLLNRLQVREPVEHIELPPRDGLVTACSMFLHRHYVVLRNLDEALGLHLQATVLDPVSTRGTNIYLEFINRSDQLIINPSVAATVHEAIALEPRRRYWHGGPERQGEPGSQPDPEFETLKAVFDRLESGANHDHYSHRMMAISHAPARLRAGDAPEHIWTQPQTPPDPRRGTELAAGLVAEGLRLDTRPECGTSVLSELPDGARATLLLGYFPNLVEHTEICAAALQQRIGRIIFRRASFEHGHFLSARDHGRLADYEGLGIEVFWCNDARGHVVKHVFRGLRGYFTAPENVSRFHDTLVFAIYGSTRPLNDHGIAQVERLLTNLRGLFGNDISILTGGGPGAMQQVTDVAHEMGLMVGSSFIETIDQKPNDSADFYQTFQSRSRQSRQRWFEIASFHIFLTGGVGTLEEIGLTLTDMKLGVIESGPLVFFDGSGNGFYWEGLQTQLAHMADQGRMPHWLLDDILMTSDPDAVPRFYKQALRLG; encoded by the coding sequence ATGTACGCCACTCCACAGACCAGCGACGGCTGGATCACCAAGGTCGTCGAGCGCACCGACGAGGGCTTCCTGGTCGAGGCTCGCTTCGCACTCGGCCCCGAGTTCCGCTCCCGCGTCGCCGAGCGAGAGTCCGAGCTGCTGTTCGCCGCGCGCAGCCGACTGGCGCGCCTGGGGATCAACATCGTCCCCGCCGCGCCGGCCCCGACCTTCGACCACACCTATTGCGACCTGCGCCTGCAGATCGTCGCCGCCATCGCCTCCTACGGCATCGGCGAGCATCTCGAGCGTATCGTCGTCCCCGGACTGCGCGTCGGGCGGCTGGTGTTCTGTCCCGAGGACACCCGGCTCGACTCGACCGAGATCCACCGCCTGATCCGCGACAACGCCATCCAGGTGCCCTCGGGCTTCTCGATCGACAGCAACGGCTATCTGATCCTGCGCCCGCAGCGCCAGATCTTCCATTTCGCCCAGCCGCTCGGTATCGAACAGGTCACCGCCATCGCCACCCATGCCGACGGCAAGGATCTGCTCAACCGACTGCAGGTCCGCGAGCCGGTCGAGCACATCGAGCTGCCCCCGCGCGACGGGCTGGTCACCGCCTGCTCGATGTTCCTCCACCGTCACTACGTGGTGTTGCGCAACCTCGACGAGGCGCTGGGGCTGCACCTGCAGGCCACGGTGCTCGATCCGGTCTCGACCCGGGGCACCAACATCTATCTCGAGTTCATCAACCGCTCCGACCAGCTCATCATCAACCCCAGCGTCGCCGCCACCGTCCACGAGGCGATCGCGCTCGAACCCCGTCGTCGCTACTGGCACGGCGGCCCCGAGCGCCAGGGCGAACCGGGCAGCCAACCCGACCCGGAGTTCGAGACCCTCAAGGCAGTGTTCGACCGGCTCGAGAGCGGCGCCAACCACGACCACTACTCCCACCGGATGATGGCGATCAGCCACGCCCCCGCACGACTGCGCGCCGGCGACGCGCCCGAGCACATCTGGACCCAGCCGCAGACCCCGCCGGATCCGCGGCGCGGCACCGAGCTGGCCGCCGGGCTGGTGGCCGAGGGGTTGCGGCTCGACACCCGCCCCGAGTGCGGCACCTCGGTGCTCTCCGAACTCCCCGACGGCGCGCGCGCCACCCTGCTGCTCGGCTACTTCCCCAATCTGGTCGAGCACACCGAGATCTGCGCCGCCGCGCTGCAGCAACGCATCGGCCGGATCATCTTCCGCCGCGCCTCGTTCGAGCACGGTCACTTCCTCTCGGCACGCGATCATGGCCGGCTGGCCGACTACGAGGGACTGGGGATCGAGGTGTTCTGGTGCAACGACGCACGGGGGCACGTGGTCAAGCACGTCTTCCGCGGGCTGCGTGGCTACTTCACCGCGCCGGAGAACGTCTCGCGCTTCCACGACACCCTGGTGTTCGCCATCTACGGCTCGACCAGACCGCTCAACGACCACGGCATCGCCCAGGTCGAGCGCCTGCTCACCAACCTGCGCGGACTCTTCGGCAACGACATCAGCATCCTCACCGGCGGCGGCCCCGGGGCCATGCAGCAGGTCACCGACGTGGCCCACGAGATGGGGCTCATGGTCGGCTCGAGCTTCATCGAGACCATCGATCAGAAGCCCAACGACAGCGCCGACTTCTACCAGACCTTCCAGAGCCGCAGCCGACAGTCGCGCCAGCGCTGGTTCGAGATCGCCAGCTTCCACATCTTCCTCACCGGCGGCGTCGGCACCCTCGAGGAGATCGGCCTGACCCTCACCGACATGAAGCTCGGGGTGATCGAGTCCGGCCCTCTGGTGTTCTTCGACGGCAGCGGCAACGGCTTCTACTGGGAGGGCCTGCAGACCCAGCTCGCGCACATGGCCGACCAGGGCCGGATGCCGCACTGGTTGCTCGACGACATCCTCATGACCAGCGACCCCGACGCCGTGCCCAGGTTCTACAAGCAGGCGTTGCGGCTGGGTTGA